The proteins below come from a single Beutenbergia cavernae DSM 12333 genomic window:
- a CDS encoding MerR family transcriptional regulator, translating to MPGSARRSDESPGAGDDAPVVAEPWPRGVSRNPTMNIGAVLAVLKREFPAVSHSKLRFLEDQGLVAPRRTPAGYRVFCQADVERLRFALAAQRDSFLPLRVIRERLAELDSGAESAPEARLASADGELTGALPRGRLHAAELAELTGVTVERVGELASAGLISADAAGRYPSAAVAIVQLAQDLGTHGIDTRHLRLMRAAADRQVDVVAQIVAPLRGHGNAQSAAVSRERATAVAGDLTELLSRLHGALVRAGVERLT from the coding sequence GTGCCAGGTTCCGCACGGCGTAGCGACGAGAGCCCGGGGGCGGGCGACGACGCGCCGGTCGTCGCCGAGCCGTGGCCGCGCGGTGTCTCCCGCAATCCCACGATGAACATCGGCGCGGTGCTCGCCGTGCTCAAGCGCGAGTTCCCGGCCGTCAGCCACTCCAAGCTGCGCTTCCTCGAGGACCAGGGCCTCGTCGCCCCCCGCCGCACGCCGGCCGGCTACCGGGTGTTCTGCCAGGCCGACGTCGAACGCCTGCGCTTCGCGCTCGCCGCACAGCGCGACAGCTTCCTCCCGCTGCGGGTCATCCGGGAGCGGCTCGCCGAGCTCGACTCCGGCGCCGAGTCGGCGCCCGAGGCTCGACTGGCGTCGGCCGACGGCGAGCTGACGGGGGCCCTGCCCCGCGGACGCCTGCACGCCGCCGAGCTCGCGGAGCTGACCGGTGTGACCGTCGAGCGGGTCGGTGAGCTGGCCTCGGCGGGGCTGATCTCCGCCGACGCGGCGGGTCGCTACCCGAGCGCCGCCGTCGCGATCGTGCAGCTCGCGCAGGATCTCGGCACCCACGGCATCGACACCAGGCACCTCCGTCTGATGCGGGCCGCGGCGGACCGTCAGGTCGACGTCGTCGCGCAGATCGTCGCACCGCTGCGAGGCCACGGGAACGCGCAGTCGGCGGCGGTCTCGCGGGAACGCGCCACGGCCGTGGCCGGCGACCTCACCGAGCTGCTCAGCCGGCTGCACGGTGCTCTCGTGCGGGCCGGGGTCGAGCGACTCACCTGA
- a CDS encoding FHA domain-containing protein — translation MSEPGREPDETSVGAGSSGPARGPDETSVGPGSGTTAHYENVAAGRDTETPLGQQLGPTDAAAVEALPASSALLIVQHGPNSGARFLLDAESTSAGRDTRADIFLDDVTVSRRHADFRREEGGFVVRDVGSLNGTYVNRERIESARLKAGDEVQIGKYRLTFHPSPRRSEADEA, via the coding sequence ATGAGCGAGCCGGGTAGAGAACCGGACGAGACCTCCGTGGGGGCTGGGTCGAGCGGGCCGGCCAGAGGGCCGGACGAGACGTCCGTCGGGCCCGGGTCGGGCACGACCGCCCACTACGAGAACGTCGCCGCGGGCCGGGACACCGAGACCCCGCTCGGGCAGCAGCTCGGCCCCACCGACGCGGCCGCCGTCGAGGCGCTGCCGGCGTCGTCGGCGTTGCTCATCGTGCAGCACGGCCCGAACTCCGGTGCCCGGTTCCTCCTGGACGCCGAGTCGACGTCGGCCGGGCGGGACACCCGCGCGGACATCTTCCTCGACGACGTCACGGTCTCCCGGCGGCACGCCGACTTCCGGCGTGAGGAGGGCGGGTTCGTCGTCCGGGACGTCGGCTCCCTCAACGGCACGTACGTCAACCGGGAACGCATCGAGTCCGCTCGGCTCAAGGCGGGCGACGAGGTGCAGATCGGGAAGTACCGGCTGACGTTCCACCCGAGCCCACGGCGCAGCGAGGCCGACGAGGCGTGA
- a CDS encoding DUF881 domain-containing protein, which translates to MAHVPEPSDVSAGAVVPAPARRRWFSRSQLLVAALCALLGFAIVLQVRQTRADEFASMRQDDLVRLLDEITQRGEELTEEQSRLRRDRNDLLSGSDAQQVAERNATVQGILAGTLPVEGPGIELAIFDAEDAVRASTFVHVIEELRNAGAESIEVNSVRIGTSSYVVDGDGGVVIDDIQVTSPYTILAIGEPQTLSVALDIPGGALATIRTAGARVDVQESDLVQILSTRTLADPEYAVPAPDDDD; encoded by the coding sequence ATGGCACACGTCCCCGAACCCTCCGACGTCAGCGCCGGCGCCGTCGTCCCGGCTCCCGCGCGCCGGCGCTGGTTCAGCCGGTCCCAGCTGCTCGTCGCCGCGCTGTGCGCTCTGCTCGGCTTCGCCATCGTGCTCCAGGTGCGCCAGACGCGTGCCGACGAGTTCGCGTCGATGCGCCAGGACGACCTGGTGCGGCTCCTCGACGAGATCACGCAGCGGGGAGAGGAGCTCACCGAGGAGCAGAGCCGGCTCCGTCGTGACCGGAACGACCTCCTCAGCGGTTCCGACGCCCAGCAGGTCGCCGAGCGCAACGCCACGGTCCAGGGGATCCTCGCCGGCACGCTCCCGGTCGAGGGCCCGGGTATCGAGCTGGCGATCTTCGACGCCGAGGACGCCGTGCGGGCCTCGACGTTCGTGCACGTGATCGAGGAGCTGCGCAACGCCGGGGCGGAGAGCATCGAGGTCAACTCCGTCCGGATCGGTACGTCGAGCTACGTGGTCGACGGCGACGGCGGCGTCGTCATCGACGACATCCAGGTCACGAGCCCCTACACGATCCTCGCCATCGGCGAGCCACAGACGCTGAGCGTCGCGCTGGACATCCCCGGGGGAGCGCTGGCGACGATCCGCACGGCCGGCGCCCGCGTGGACGTGCAGGAGTCGGACCTCGTCCAGATCCTGTCCACCCGGACGCTCGCCGACCCGGAGTACGCGGTCCCCGCCCCGGACGACGACGACTGA
- a CDS encoding small basic family protein, translating into MIAVLGLALGIIVGLIVSPTVPTELQPYLPIAVVAALDALFGGVRARLDGVFDDRVFVTSFLSNVVVAALLVFLGDQLGVGAQLSTAVVVVLGIRIFSNAASIRRSLLKA; encoded by the coding sequence GTGATCGCCGTCCTCGGTCTCGCCCTCGGCATCATCGTGGGCCTCATCGTCTCGCCCACCGTGCCGACCGAGCTCCAGCCGTACCTGCCCATCGCCGTCGTCGCGGCGCTCGACGCGCTGTTCGGCGGGGTCCGTGCGCGGCTCGACGGCGTCTTCGACGACCGCGTGTTCGTCACGTCCTTCCTGTCGAACGTGGTCGTCGCTGCCCTGCTCGTGTTCCTCGGCGACCAGCTCGGCGTCGGCGCCCAGCTCAGCACCGCCGTCGTCGTGGTGCTCGGCATCCGCATCTTCTCCAACGCGGCCTCGATCCGACGATCACTGCTGAAGGCCTGA
- a CDS encoding DUF881 domain-containing protein: MTLLVEVMEHPLDPAYEDAARRRVTGERERSRGLERALVGVLAVALGVGVVVAARDLRAPAEVTTEARTVLIEEIQTRSGENDVLAETNVDLAAEISDLQEAALERSDPQLVAQLQRLGVASGSSPVHGPGLVIGLTDSDRALAEPDEHPEERVQDADLQVVVNGLWAAGAEAITINGTRVTAISAIRTAGQAILVDLVPLSPPYEVAAIGNTQDLRTRLARTPAAGHLAVLRDQYGIGTSVTVHNDLRMSGASPASLSYAQPVGTTQGGDEQ; this comes from the coding sequence ATGACGCTGCTCGTCGAGGTGATGGAGCATCCGCTCGACCCCGCCTACGAGGATGCGGCGCGGCGGCGCGTCACCGGGGAGCGGGAACGGTCGCGCGGGCTCGAACGCGCGCTCGTGGGCGTGCTCGCCGTCGCACTCGGAGTGGGCGTCGTGGTCGCTGCACGCGACCTGCGGGCGCCGGCCGAGGTCACGACCGAGGCGCGCACCGTCCTCATCGAGGAGATCCAGACGCGGTCCGGGGAGAACGACGTGCTCGCGGAGACGAACGTCGACCTCGCGGCTGAGATCAGCGACCTCCAGGAGGCCGCCCTCGAACGCTCCGACCCGCAGCTCGTCGCCCAGCTGCAGCGCCTCGGCGTCGCGTCCGGCTCGTCGCCCGTGCACGGCCCGGGACTGGTCATCGGGCTCACCGACTCCGACCGGGCGCTGGCGGAGCCGGACGAGCACCCCGAGGAACGCGTCCAGGACGCCGACCTCCAGGTCGTCGTCAACGGCCTGTGGGCCGCTGGCGCCGAGGCGATCACCATCAACGGCACGCGGGTCACGGCGATCAGCGCGATCCGCACGGCGGGGCAGGCGATCCTCGTCGACCTGGTCCCGCTGAGCCCGCCCTACGAGGTGGCGGCGATCGGGAACACCCAGGACCTGCGCACCCGGCTCGCACGCACCCCGGCGGCCGGGCATCTTGCCGTGCTGCGCGACCAGTACGGCATCGGCACCTCGGTCACGGTGCACAATGACCTGCGGATGTCCGGCGCGAGTCCCGCGTCGCTGAGCTACGCCCAGCCGGTCGGGACGACCCAGGGAGGAGACGAGCAGTGA
- a CDS encoding LLM class F420-dependent oxidoreductase encodes MRFGMFVPQGWRFDLVGIDPAEQWSVMSSLAAHADAGPWESIWVYDHFHTTPVPSEEATHEAWSLMAAFAASTSRVRLGQMCTCMAYRNPAYLAKVAATIDVISGGRVEMGIGGGWYEHEWRAYGYGFPRAGIRLGMLDEGVQIMAQAWRDGVATFAGEHYQVDGAIVRPLPLQEGGIPLWIAGGGEKVTLRIVAKYGQYANLDGSLEGFSHKSRVLAQHCADVGTDFDAITRSANYNVMIGATEAEVEERLRVHEERLLPHLGPERTADHMAGQRAALATGTPEQVVERLSAVKDAGLSYGIFYFSEAAYDRSSLELFEREVIPALS; translated from the coding sequence ATGCGATTCGGGATGTTCGTCCCGCAGGGCTGGCGGTTCGACCTCGTGGGCATCGACCCCGCGGAGCAGTGGTCGGTGATGTCGTCGCTCGCGGCGCACGCCGACGCCGGCCCGTGGGAGTCGATCTGGGTCTACGACCACTTCCACACGACGCCGGTGCCGAGCGAGGAGGCGACGCACGAGGCCTGGAGCCTCATGGCGGCATTCGCCGCGAGCACCTCGCGCGTCCGGCTCGGCCAGATGTGCACCTGCATGGCGTACCGCAACCCCGCCTACCTCGCGAAGGTCGCGGCCACGATCGACGTCATCTCCGGCGGCCGCGTGGAGATGGGGATCGGGGGCGGCTGGTACGAGCACGAGTGGCGCGCGTACGGCTACGGGTTCCCGCGCGCCGGTATCCGGCTCGGGATGCTCGACGAGGGCGTCCAGATCATGGCGCAGGCGTGGCGCGACGGCGTCGCGACGTTCGCGGGCGAGCACTACCAGGTCGACGGCGCGATCGTTCGCCCGCTGCCGCTCCAGGAGGGCGGGATCCCGCTGTGGATCGCCGGCGGCGGCGAGAAGGTGACGCTGCGGATCGTGGCGAAGTACGGGCAGTACGCGAACCTCGACGGATCGCTCGAGGGCTTCTCGCACAAGTCCCGGGTGCTCGCCCAGCACTGCGCGGACGTCGGCACCGACTTCGACGCGATCACACGTAGCGCCAACTACAACGTCATGATCGGCGCCACGGAGGCCGAGGTGGAGGAGCGCCTGCGCGTCCACGAGGAGCGCCTGCTCCCGCACCTGGGGCCGGAGCGCACCGCCGACCACATGGCCGGCCAGCGCGCGGCGCTCGCCACGGGCACGCCGGAACAGGTCGTGGAGCGGCTCTCCGCCGTCAAGGATGCCGGCCTGTCGTACGGCATCTTCTACTTCTCCGAGGCGGCGTACGACCGTTCGAGCCTCGAGCTGTTCGAGCGAGAGGTGATCCCCGCACTGTCCTGA
- a CDS encoding DUF4395 domain-containing protein, with amino-acid sequence MTRPTGIDPRGPRVAAGVTSVLLVVVLVLGGGVAGTLLLGLVAASFAIGATRGVSATWQAALFRAVVRPRLGPPAELEDPAPPRFAQLVGLVVTGAGVVLALLGVPAAVPVAAAVALAAAFLNAAFGFCLGCEIYTLGVRLRHRSTAA; translated from the coding sequence ATGACGCGTCCGACCGGGATCGACCCCCGCGGGCCACGTGTGGCGGCGGGCGTCACGAGCGTGCTGCTCGTCGTCGTCCTGGTGCTGGGCGGCGGCGTCGCCGGGACGCTGCTGCTGGGGCTCGTCGCCGCGTCGTTCGCGATCGGCGCAACGCGCGGCGTGAGCGCGACCTGGCAGGCGGCGCTGTTCCGGGCGGTCGTTCGACCGCGTCTCGGCCCGCCGGCGGAGCTCGAGGACCCGGCGCCGCCCCGGTTCGCCCAGCTCGTCGGGCTCGTGGTCACCGGCGCCGGGGTGGTCCTGGCCCTGCTCGGGGTCCCGGCCGCCGTCCCGGTCGCGGCAGCGGTCGCGCTCGCTGCCGCGTTCCTCAACGCCGCGTTCGGGTTCTGCCTCGGGTGCGAGATCTACACGCTCGGCGTGCGCCTCCGCCACCGCTCCACAGCCGCCTGA
- a CDS encoding thioredoxin family protein produces MLDLATVSGRLTLAAVVLLAATLGWLLLQRGRGRATPVREARPDDRLAGLLAATGVPAGRRATVVQVSAAACAPCRQAARVWASLAREDASVTHVELDVEDHAELVGRLHVLRTPTSFVFDGDGRLVSRVAGAPSPGQARDAVRPLREAAAA; encoded by the coding sequence GTGCTCGATCTCGCGACCGTCTCCGGCCGGCTGACGCTGGCCGCCGTCGTGCTGCTCGCCGCCACGCTCGGGTGGCTCCTGCTGCAGCGTGGCCGGGGCCGGGCGACACCCGTCCGGGAAGCCCGCCCCGACGACCGGCTCGCCGGGCTGCTGGCGGCGACGGGGGTTCCCGCGGGGCGCCGGGCGACAGTCGTCCAGGTGTCGGCGGCGGCGTGCGCGCCGTGCCGGCAGGCCGCCCGCGTGTGGGCGTCGCTCGCCCGGGAGGACGCGTCGGTCACGCACGTCGAGCTCGACGTCGAGGACCACGCGGAGCTGGTCGGCCGCCTGCACGTGCTGCGCACGCCCACGTCGTTCGTGTTCGACGGCGACGGGCGCCTCGTGAGTCGGGTCGCGGGAGCGCCGAGCCCAGGGCAGGCACGCGACGCCGTCCGGCCGCTCAGGGAGGCGGCTGCCGCATGA
- a CDS encoding UTP--glucose-1-phosphate uridylyltransferase: MSDQGLDLARTRMAEAAVPALAIDTFARLYRELERGESGMLAERDVAPLVDVEHADALETADAGALARTVMIKLNGGLGTSMGMDRAKSLLPVRGEATFLDVIAEQVLAARARHGVPLPLVLMNSFRTRDDSLAALARHRDLAVDGIPSDFLQNREPKLRADDLTPVTWPADPELEWCPPGHGDLYTALQTSGLLERLLDAGYRYASVSNADNLGAVPDAGIAAWFAASGAAFAAEVARRTPADRKGGHVVVRRSDSRLVLRETAQTRQQDRAAASDITRHKYFNTNNLWLDLAALADLLAERDGVLPLPLISNAKTVDPADPDSTPVIQLETAMGAAIEVFDGARVLEVNRSRFLPVKTTDDLLLVRSDVYALDDDARLVARVAAPFVELDSPYRLLAGFDARFPAGPPSLVDATSLRVRGDWTFGARVRVVGDAVLSADDGAARRVPDGALVSERGAGR; the protein is encoded by the coding sequence ATGAGCGACCAGGGGCTGGACCTCGCCCGTACCCGGATGGCGGAGGCCGCTGTGCCTGCCCTCGCGATCGACACCTTCGCGCGTCTCTACCGCGAGCTCGAACGTGGCGAGAGCGGGATGCTCGCGGAACGCGACGTCGCCCCGCTCGTCGACGTCGAGCATGCCGACGCCCTCGAGACCGCCGACGCGGGAGCGCTCGCCCGGACCGTGATGATCAAGCTCAACGGCGGGCTCGGCACGTCGATGGGCATGGACCGGGCGAAGTCGCTGCTCCCGGTCCGCGGCGAGGCCACGTTCCTCGACGTCATCGCGGAGCAGGTGCTGGCGGCGCGGGCGCGGCACGGCGTCCCGCTCCCGCTCGTGCTCATGAACAGCTTCCGCACCCGTGACGACTCGCTCGCCGCACTGGCCCGGCACCGCGACCTCGCCGTCGACGGCATCCCCTCCGACTTCCTGCAGAACCGGGAGCCGAAGCTGCGCGCCGACGACCTCACGCCGGTGACGTGGCCCGCCGACCCCGAGCTCGAGTGGTGCCCGCCGGGGCACGGCGACCTGTACACGGCGCTGCAGACCTCCGGCCTGCTGGAACGGTTGCTCGACGCCGGCTACCGCTACGCGAGCGTGTCCAACGCCGACAACCTGGGAGCCGTGCCCGACGCCGGGATCGCCGCGTGGTTCGCGGCGTCGGGGGCGGCGTTCGCCGCCGAGGTCGCGCGCCGCACGCCCGCCGACCGGAAGGGCGGGCACGTCGTCGTCCGGCGCAGCGACAGCCGACTCGTGCTGCGCGAGACGGCGCAGACCCGGCAGCAGGACCGTGCCGCGGCGTCCGACATCACCCGGCACAAGTACTTCAACACCAACAACCTGTGGCTCGACCTGGCCGCGTTGGCCGACCTGCTCGCGGAGCGTGACGGCGTCCTGCCGCTGCCGCTCATCAGCAACGCGAAGACCGTCGACCCGGCCGACCCCGACTCGACGCCGGTGATCCAGCTCGAGACCGCCATGGGGGCGGCGATCGAGGTGTTCGACGGCGCCCGCGTGCTGGAGGTGAACCGGTCGAGGTTCCTTCCGGTGAAGACGACTGACGACCTGCTCCTCGTCCGGTCGGACGTGTACGCGCTGGACGACGACGCCCGGCTCGTCGCCCGTGTCGCGGCACCGTTCGTCGAGCTGGACTCGCCGTACCGGCTGCTCGCCGGGTTCGACGCACGCTTCCCGGCCGGCCCTCCGTCGCTCGTGGACGCGACGTCCCTGCGGGTGCGCGGGGACTGGACGTTCGGGGCTCGCGTACGGGTGGTCGGCGACGCGGTGCTCTCCGCCGACGACGGCGCGGCGCGGCGGGTGCCCGACGGCGCGCTCGTCTCCGAGCGCGGGGCCGGGCGCTGA
- the rnhA gene encoding ribonuclease HI: MWTDGACKGNPGPGGWGVLLRSAGREKELWGGEAATTNNRMELTAVIEGLRTLKRDCVVVAHVDSRYVMNGMTSWITGWKRNGWRTSDRKPVKNEDLWRALDAEVARHEVRWVWVKGHAGDPGNERADALANRGIVELRAG; the protein is encoded by the coding sequence ATGTGGACCGACGGGGCGTGCAAGGGCAATCCCGGACCGGGCGGCTGGGGTGTCCTACTCCGGTCCGCCGGGCGCGAGAAGGAGCTCTGGGGCGGCGAGGCTGCCACCACCAACAACCGCATGGAGCTCACGGCCGTGATCGAGGGTCTGCGCACGCTCAAGCGGGACTGCGTCGTCGTCGCGCACGTCGACTCCCGGTACGTGATGAACGGCATGACCTCATGGATCACGGGCTGGAAGCGCAACGGGTGGCGGACGTCGGACCGCAAGCCGGTGAAGAACGAGGACCTGTGGCGAGCCCTCGACGCGGAGGTGGCCCGCCACGAGGTGAGGTGGGTGTGGGTCAAGGGCCACGCCGGCGACCCGGGCAACGAACGCGCCGACGCCCTCGCGAACCGCGGCATCGTCGAGCTGCGCGCCGGGTGA
- the thpR gene encoding RNA 2',3'-cyclic phosphodiesterase, whose product MRLFVAVPLPGAVRAQLATAVEPIRGGDDGARWVSPRLWHVTVAFLGEVPDADVPAVQAHWAERARETGPLELRLVGGGAFPDARRARVLWAGVDVDLRAWTALAADDAVPHVTLARYRPAQDVRPAVAALAAVRTSAWRCHGLALVESRPSPDAERRYVRVATLPAR is encoded by the coding sequence GTGCGCCTGTTCGTCGCGGTCCCCCTGCCGGGAGCCGTGCGCGCCCAGCTGGCGACCGCTGTCGAGCCGATCCGCGGCGGGGACGACGGCGCGCGCTGGGTCTCCCCGCGGCTGTGGCACGTGACCGTCGCGTTCCTCGGCGAGGTGCCCGACGCCGACGTGCCGGCCGTGCAGGCGCACTGGGCGGAGCGGGCGAGGGAGACCGGCCCGCTCGAGCTGCGTCTCGTGGGCGGCGGGGCGTTCCCCGACGCGCGGCGGGCGCGCGTCCTGTGGGCAGGGGTCGACGTGGACCTCCGGGCGTGGACTGCGCTGGCGGCCGACGACGCGGTGCCGCACGTGACGCTCGCTCGGTACCGGCCGGCGCAGGACGTGCGCCCCGCTGTCGCGGCCCTCGCGGCGGTGCGCACGAGCGCGTGGCGGTGCCACGGTCTCGCGCTCGTCGAGTCGCGGCCGTCCCCGGACGCGGAACGCCGCTACGTCCGCGTGGCGACGCTTCCGGCACGCTGA
- a CDS encoding mycothiol transferase: MQATDVLTDCFVRIHGVVTSVLDDAGPDLLTWRAGPTANTPAWLVWHATRVIDAQVSDAVGHPECWTQDGWATRFDLPFPASATGYGFTPDDVARVRVGAAELRGYADAVHATTLADLAGLAEGDLDRVVDTAWDPPVTLGVRLVSTVADAFQHAGQAAYVRGLWRAASAA, encoded by the coding sequence ATGCAAGCCACCGATGTGCTGACCGACTGCTTCGTCCGGATCCACGGGGTCGTCACCTCCGTGCTCGACGACGCCGGCCCCGACCTGCTCACGTGGCGGGCGGGCCCGACGGCGAACACGCCCGCGTGGCTCGTCTGGCACGCGACGCGCGTGATCGACGCGCAGGTGAGCGACGCCGTCGGGCACCCCGAGTGCTGGACCCAGGACGGCTGGGCCACACGCTTCGACCTGCCGTTTCCCGCCTCGGCGACGGGTTACGGTTTCACCCCGGACGACGTCGCCCGCGTGCGCGTCGGGGCGGCCGAGCTGCGTGGTTACGCCGACGCGGTGCACGCCACGACGCTCGCGGATCTCGCGGGCCTGGCCGAGGGCGACCTCGACCGCGTGGTCGACACGGCGTGGGACCCGCCCGTCACGCTCGGCGTCCGGCTGGTGAGCACCGTCGCGGACGCGTTCCAGCACGCGGGCCAGGCCGCCTACGTGCGGGGGCTCTGGCGGGCGGCGAGCGCCGCCTGA
- a CDS encoding CAP domain-containing protein — protein MHGTRRAGRRGGLSVVAALLALAFLVAPPATAPALASVGGDVAAHVNGSRAAAGLGGLAWEPGLAAVAQAWSEQMAAAGDLSHNPAVGDQIPAGWTTWGENVAWSTAPSAAGFHASLMESPGHRANILSPAFTSIGVGYAVAADGSGYLTQVFAAYPGAAVPPVVPEEPADPGAPPAEPTPEPAATLPPGWLGIGASGPDVERLQADLAALGHDVAVDGAYGPRTSAGVSAFQQQAGLAVDGVAGPATLEAVAAALARSATPDVSPSPDPTPSAPAASSAAPSDVVTASPTPDAQTSDAAEAATAAGGGPGAAAWTLPALAGLAAVAVAAVLWWRRRQAALAARQSPRT, from the coding sequence GTGCACGGAACGCGACGCGCGGGGCGACGGGGAGGGCTGTCCGTCGTCGCGGCGCTGCTCGCCCTCGCGTTCCTGGTGGCTCCGCCGGCCACCGCGCCCGCCCTGGCGTCGGTGGGCGGCGACGTCGCGGCGCACGTCAACGGCTCGCGCGCGGCCGCCGGTCTGGGCGGCCTCGCGTGGGAACCCGGCCTCGCGGCGGTCGCGCAGGCGTGGTCGGAGCAGATGGCAGCCGCCGGTGACCTCTCGCACAACCCCGCCGTCGGGGACCAGATCCCGGCCGGGTGGACGACCTGGGGCGAGAACGTCGCGTGGTCGACGGCGCCCAGCGCCGCCGGGTTCCACGCGTCCCTCATGGAGTCGCCGGGGCACCGCGCGAACATCCTGTCGCCGGCGTTCACCTCGATCGGCGTCGGGTACGCCGTCGCCGCCGACGGCTCCGGCTACCTCACCCAGGTGTTCGCCGCGTACCCGGGTGCCGCGGTGCCGCCGGTCGTGCCGGAGGAGCCGGCGGACCCGGGCGCGCCGCCCGCGGAACCGACGCCGGAACCAGCGGCGACCCTCCCGCCGGGATGGCTCGGCATCGGCGCCTCCGGACCCGACGTCGAGCGGCTGCAGGCCGACCTGGCCGCGCTCGGCCACGACGTCGCCGTCGACGGGGCGTACGGGCCGCGCACCTCCGCGGGCGTGAGCGCGTTCCAGCAGCAGGCGGGGCTCGCCGTCGACGGCGTCGCGGGTCCGGCGACGCTCGAGGCGGTCGCCGCAGCGCTCGCACGGTCCGCCACGCCCGATGTCTCGCCGTCGCCGGATCCGACGCCGTCCGCCCCGGCGGCGTCGAGCGCCGCGCCGTCGGACGTCGTCACGGCGAGCCCCACGCCGGACGCACAGACGTCGGACGCCGCCGAGGCGGCGACCGCGGCCGGCGGGGGGCCGGGTGCCGCCGCGTGGACGCTGCCGGCACTCGCCGGGCTGGCCGCCGTGGCGGTGGCCGCCGTGCTGTGGTGGCGCCGGCGTCAGGCGGCGCTCGCCGCCCGCCAGAGCCCCCGCACGTAG